Proteins encoded in a region of the Deltaproteobacteria bacterium genome:
- a CDS encoding DUF1178 family protein — MIVFDLMCPEGHIFEGWFDSNESFEEQNINGLVRCPVCDDSDIRKVLSPVAVRKSQPVAPTGQETIDYQRLAKEVVEYIKTNSEDVGAQFASEALKIHYGVAEKRSIRGSATTDEEKTLKEEGVDFVKVPFPVSEDDNKTN, encoded by the coding sequence ATGATAGTATTTGATCTGATGTGTCCCGAGGGACATATATTTGAAGGCTGGTTTGACAGCAATGAATCCTTTGAAGAACAGAACATAAACGGCCTTGTCCGCTGTCCGGTGTGTGACGATTCAGATATACGAAAGGTCCTGTCGCCGGTGGCGGTCAGAAAATCCCAACCCGTTGCGCCAACCGGTCAGGAGACCATTGACTATCAGCGCCTTGCAAAAGAGGTGGTGGAATATATCAAGACCAATTCCGAGGATGTCGGGGCCCAATTCGCTTCAGAGGCCCTCAAAATCCATTATGGCGTGGCCGAAAAAAGGAGTATCCGCGGATCGGCAACCACGGATGAGGAGAAGACCCTCAAGGAGGAAGGGGTCGATTTTGTCAAGGTCCCTTTTCCCGTGTCAGAGGATGATAATAAGACAAACTGA